One region of Niallia sp. Man26 genomic DNA includes:
- a CDS encoding DUF1540 domain-containing protein — MAKDVLCEVRNCTFWESGNLCGADQIYVVSHVGEHADNSRETDCKTFQPTE, encoded by the coding sequence TTGGCAAAAGATGTACTTTGTGAAGTAAGAAATTGTACTTTTTGGGAAAGCGGAAATTTATGTGGAGCCGATCAAATTTATGTAGTAAGCCATGTAGGTGAACATGCTGATAACAGCAGAGAAACAGATTGTAAAACATTTCAGCCTACAGAATAA
- a CDS encoding carbonic anhydrase, producing MTLLNEILTFNEQFVAENKYERYITTKFPNKKMVILTCMDTRLLELLPHALNISNGDVKLVKNAGAVVVHPFGSIMRSILVAVYELKADEVMIIGHHDCGMSALNYDSMLDKMKDRGISEDTISTLENSGMDLDKWLTGFSSVEESVSHSVKMVKNHPLLPPNVPVHGLVIDPKTGKLDLVVDGYKA from the coding sequence ATGACATTATTAAATGAAATTTTAACTTTCAACGAACAATTTGTAGCAGAAAACAAATACGAGCGTTACATAACAACGAAATTCCCAAATAAAAAAATGGTTATTCTTACTTGTATGGATACAAGACTGCTTGAGCTTCTGCCACATGCTTTGAATATTTCTAACGGTGATGTAAAGCTTGTAAAAAATGCTGGGGCAGTAGTAGTACATCCTTTCGGAAGTATCATGCGAAGCATTCTTGTAGCTGTCTATGAATTAAAGGCAGATGAAGTAATGATTATCGGACATCATGATTGTGGAATGAGTGCCTTAAATTATGACTCTATGCTTGATAAAATGAAGGATAGAGGAATTTCTGAGGATACTATCAGCACATTAGAAAACTCCGGCATGGATTTGGATAAATGGCTAACAGGCTTTAGTTCTGTTGAAGAAAGTGTGTCACATAGTGTTAAGATGGTGAAGAATCATCCCCTTCTTCCACCAAATGTTCCTGTTCACGGCTTAGTAATTGATCCTAAAACAGGAAAGCTTGACCTTGTAGTCGATGGCTATAAAGCTTAA
- a CDS encoding FAD-dependent oxidoreductase: MGLDLYHGELYWPHTLKDIPSYPRLEEDVFCDVLIIGGGMSGAIAANILANEDLEIVLADKRKIGHGSSAANTGLLQYSNDMMLHEFAQTIGEEKAVRFYELCFEAMKDLKDIASSLTEDVQFKERKSLYYASSQTDADKLKTEYAMLKKHGFPVEYLDDNQMKGRFGFSKPAAILTEGDAEVNPQRLVIQLIKEAALKQNVRVYEQTNVQEQGFIDGYWQIKADSGAIIHAKKIIYSTGYEAALHTDRLGAELNRSFAIATSRLENFAGWEGQCMIWETKRPYFYMRTTYDGRIVAGGLDEDPMEAPQDAKVLKKYGERLLEKIKEHFPEYVMDVDYVYGATFGESADGRPFIGKHPSKDGIFYCLGYGGNGTVYSMLGAKIIRDIILYGKHLDEELVAPDRPEKKLYSK, encoded by the coding sequence ATGGGGCTTGATTTATATCATGGAGAGCTGTATTGGCCACATACATTAAAAGATATTCCTTCCTATCCTCGTTTGGAGGAGGATGTTTTTTGTGATGTACTTATCATTGGCGGTGGAATGTCTGGAGCTATAGCAGCGAATATCTTAGCAAATGAAGATTTAGAGATTGTACTTGCAGATAAAAGGAAAATAGGGCATGGAAGTTCTGCAGCAAATACAGGACTTCTACAATACTCCAACGATATGATGCTCCATGAATTTGCTCAAACAATCGGAGAGGAAAAAGCAGTAAGATTTTACGAACTGTGTTTTGAGGCAATGAAAGATTTAAAAGACATTGCCAGTTCTCTAACAGAAGATGTTCAATTCAAAGAAAGAAAAAGTTTATATTATGCAAGCAGTCAAACAGATGCAGATAAGTTGAAAACAGAGTATGCGATGTTGAAAAAACACGGTTTTCCTGTTGAATATTTAGATGATAATCAAATGAAGGGGCGCTTCGGCTTCTCAAAGCCTGCTGCTATTCTTACAGAAGGAGATGCAGAGGTTAATCCTCAGAGGCTTGTTATTCAGCTTATTAAAGAGGCAGCTTTAAAGCAAAATGTCCGTGTATATGAACAAACTAATGTACAGGAGCAAGGCTTTATAGATGGATATTGGCAAATTAAAGCTGACAGCGGAGCAATCATTCACGCGAAAAAAATTATTTATTCAACAGGGTATGAAGCCGCACTTCATACGGACCGGCTTGGAGCTGAATTAAATCGTTCCTTCGCAATCGCAACAAGCAGACTTGAAAACTTTGCTGGCTGGGAAGGACAGTGCATGATATGGGAGACGAAACGACCGTATTTTTATATGCGGACTACATATGATGGCAGGATTGTAGCAGGCGGTCTTGATGAAGATCCAATGGAAGCTCCGCAAGATGCTAAAGTATTAAAGAAATATGGAGAAAGACTGCTGGAGAAAATAAAGGAGCATTTCCCTGAATATGTAATGGATGTTGACTATGTTTATGGAGCTACCTTTGGCGAATCTGCAGACGGCAGACCATTTATCGGCAAGCACCCAAGCAAGGATGGTATCTTCTATTGTTTAGGATATGGGGGAAATGGCACAGTGTACAGCATGCTTGGTGCCAAAATAATCAGGGATATTATTCTTTATGGCAAGCATCTTGATGAAGAATTGGTTGCTCCAGACAGACCAGAGAAGAAGTTATATTCCAAGTAA
- the menD gene encoding 2-succinyl-5-enolpyruvyl-6-hydroxy-3-cyclohexene-1-carboxylic-acid synthase has translation MNHQENLTAYLQSFVNELVRNGIKNAVISPGSRSTPIALLMAEHTHVNVHVHVDERSAAFYALGMAKALKEPTVLVCTSGTAAANYFPAIVEAKISRIPLIVLTADRPHELRDVGAPQAIDQINLYGNQVKWFIEMSPPDAAPEMLRYVKTVSARAVAAATKEPKGPVHLNLPFREPLIPDFNQLEKYEADDPYLQIINGELTVSDEYVKGLAARLTGFSKGIIVCGEMNDGNFSEAILELAKALDFPILADPLSQLRSMEDPDNLIVDTYDVFLRNEDVKQALVPEVIIRFGSMPVSKPLTIYMRELEALQIVVDGGAGFRDPNQLTAEMVYCDETTFCRKLIEHVEHSKGNHRQLWTSLNEKTKQEISQVADITELSEAKLFHLLADLIPDNSVLFVGNSMPIRDLDTFFHKQAKNISIYANRGANGIDGTVSTALGVGAAKRKPLYLVLGDLTFFHDMNGLIAAKQFDVPITIILINNNGGGIFSFLPQAQHPKHFELLFGTPLDLNFEHLINLYGGQYSVVENWDHLRALCTDAESNFSIRLFEIKTNRDENLKEHRQIMAKVSQEIQHFLRDEGK, from the coding sequence ATGAACCATCAAGAAAACTTAACTGCTTATTTACAGTCATTCGTAAATGAGCTGGTCCGAAACGGGATTAAAAATGCTGTTATTAGTCCCGGTTCTCGTTCAACGCCGATTGCTTTGTTAATGGCTGAGCATACTCATGTAAATGTCCATGTTCATGTGGATGAACGGTCTGCTGCTTTTTATGCTTTAGGGATGGCAAAAGCCTTAAAGGAGCCCACTGTTTTAGTTTGCACTTCCGGTACGGCGGCTGCAAACTATTTTCCTGCTATTGTGGAGGCAAAAATCTCAAGAATACCGCTGATTGTCTTAACGGCGGACAGACCTCATGAGCTGAGGGATGTCGGTGCACCTCAGGCAATAGATCAAATAAACTTGTATGGAAACCAAGTAAAATGGTTTATAGAAATGTCTCCGCCTGATGCAGCTCCAGAAATGCTGCGTTATGTTAAAACCGTCAGTGCAAGGGCTGTTGCCGCAGCAACAAAGGAACCTAAAGGTCCAGTCCATTTGAACCTTCCATTTCGCGAACCGCTCATCCCAGATTTTAATCAGTTAGAGAAGTATGAAGCGGATGATCCATATTTACAAATCATTAATGGGGAACTAACTGTTTCAGATGAATATGTAAAAGGACTTGCAGCAAGGCTTACAGGCTTTTCTAAAGGAATTATTGTTTGCGGAGAAATGAACGATGGGAATTTTTCGGAGGCAATATTGGAGTTAGCAAAAGCACTCGATTTCCCTATCCTCGCTGATCCATTATCACAGCTTCGATCCATGGAGGATCCCGATAATCTGATTGTCGACACATATGATGTTTTTTTACGGAACGAGGATGTAAAGCAAGCATTAGTTCCTGAGGTTATCATTCGTTTTGGAAGCATGCCTGTCAGCAAGCCCCTTACTATATATATGAGGGAATTAGAAGCTCTGCAAATAGTAGTCGACGGCGGTGCTGGTTTCAGAGATCCTAATCAGCTGACAGCTGAAATGGTTTATTGTGATGAAACAACATTCTGCAGGAAACTGATTGAACATGTCGAGCACAGTAAGGGAAACCACAGACAGCTTTGGACCAGTCTCAATGAGAAAACAAAACAAGAAATAAGTCAGGTAGCAGATATAACTGAACTAAGTGAAGCGAAGCTATTTCATTTGTTAGCAGATCTTATCCCTGACAATTCTGTATTGTTTGTAGGCAACAGTATGCCTATCAGAGATTTGGATACATTCTTTCATAAACAAGCAAAGAATATTTCTATTTATGCGAACAGAGGGGCTAATGGAATTGATGGTACTGTGTCTACAGCTCTTGGTGTGGGAGCAGCCAAAAGAAAGCCGTTGTATTTAGTGCTGGGGGATTTAACTTTCTTCCATGACATGAATGGTCTTATTGCAGCAAAGCAATTTGACGTGCCGATTACGATAATACTCATTAACAATAACGGTGGAGGAATATTCTCCTTCTTGCCCCAAGCTCAGCATCCAAAGCATTTTGAACTATTATTTGGAACACCGTTAGATTTAAATTTTGAACATCTTATTAACTTGTACGGTGGACAATACAGTGTTGTGGAGAATTGGGATCACTTACGAGCTTTATGTACGGATGCAGAGTCGAATTTTAGCATCCGATTATTTGAAATAAAGACAAATAGAGACGAAAACTTGAAGGAGCATCGTCAGATTATGGCGAAAGTTTCCCAGGAAATACAACATTTTTTGAGAGATGAAGGCAAATGA
- a CDS encoding cytochrome d ubiquinol oxidase subunit II, whose amino-acid sequence MTDSLLAITVLWGFVFIYAIMATMDFGAGFWSMVYINREKTRATNIANRYLSPTWEVTNTFVVAIVVAVYSLFPKAAYTLGTVLLIPGSIILLLLAIRSAFLVFSNIVEEYRKPLTYISGITGMLIPGILLSVLPITHGGFVVFQDGKQSLDLVGLFSSPNEYAFFGFALSSTLFLSSLLLADYSNVSNEPEAYRLYRRDAIILGPISLLMAVFIMLTLKQDANWIYVKMMDDLYLLLLSLFFFILGGAGLFLPSRKNKDIKGMPRLAIVSITIQYLMASYVYGKAHLPYIVYPEVTITSSFTSPSSFHAIFATYIAAFIILFPGFYFFWKLFMHDKKYLQQKATKK is encoded by the coding sequence ATGACAGATTCATTACTGGCGATTACTGTACTGTGGGGATTTGTATTCATATACGCCATTATGGCAACGATGGACTTTGGTGCAGGCTTCTGGTCGATGGTTTACATCAACAGGGAAAAAACGCGAGCAACAAATATTGCAAACCGTTATCTTTCTCCAACATGGGAAGTAACGAATACTTTTGTTGTTGCCATCGTTGTTGCAGTTTACAGCTTATTTCCAAAAGCTGCTTATACTTTAGGAACGGTTCTGCTTATACCAGGAAGCATCATTCTTCTGCTTTTGGCAATCAGAAGTGCCTTCCTTGTTTTTTCAAATATTGTGGAAGAATACCGCAAGCCGCTAACGTATATTTCAGGCATTACTGGAATGCTGATTCCAGGTATTTTACTCAGTGTCCTTCCAATCACCCATGGAGGATTTGTTGTATTTCAAGATGGCAAGCAAAGCCTTGATCTCGTCGGATTGTTCTCTAGTCCTAACGAATATGCCTTTTTCGGCTTTGCATTAAGCAGCACACTTTTTCTATCTTCGTTGCTTCTGGCAGATTATTCAAATGTTTCGAATGAACCTGAGGCCTATCGGCTATACAGGAGGGATGCAATTATTCTCGGTCCTATTTCTTTATTGATGGCAGTATTTATCATGCTCACATTAAAGCAGGATGCCAATTGGATTTATGTAAAAATGATGGATGATTTATATTTGCTTCTCCTTTCTCTTTTCTTCTTTATACTTGGGGGAGCAGGTCTTTTCCTTCCCTCACGAAAAAATAAAGACATAAAGGGAATGCCCAGGCTCGCTATAGTATCCATTACTATTCAATATTTAATGGCTAGCTATGTTTACGGTAAAGCGCATCTTCCATATATCGTTTATCCTGAAGTAACAATCACATCGTCCTTTACTAGTCCTAGCTCATTTCATGCGATATTCGCAACTTATATTGCAGCTTTCATTATTCTGTTTCCTGGTTTTTATTTCTTTTGGAAATTGTTTATGCATGATAAAAAATACTTACAGCAAAAGGCGACTAAAAAATAG
- a CDS encoding cytochrome ubiquinol oxidase subunit I, producing MDHLVTARSMFGMTMGFHIIFATIGVGLPLMMLVAEILYQRKKDLDYVIMAKRWTKTFGILLGVGIPTGTIAGLQLSLLWPGFMKVIGEVMALPFQIEIYAFFIEALFMSIYVYAAERIPPWARISSLILVAIGALASAILITNVHAFEGTPQGFRMEDGQITDVDPWKAFFNPTFFVSAGHVAMSAYTTGAFVVAAVSAFKMLKQPFGSRIFQFHQKALILSISVGAVFSLLTALNGHESAQKLYEYQPEKLAAAEGLFETQSHAPLAIGGFTDKENREITGAIEIPWALSFLAGNSFDTVVTGLNDFPEEYWPPLYVHTLFNAMVGIGSFLILLSFASLAWKFLLKKERFPKFIMWIFVASGPLAIASIEFGWIFACTGRQPWTIYRQLSTADSVTTSGNLPLLFFSFMIVYIILGVTVALVLIYYFRKNTVLKDLNAAKEKEIPLFGSNS from the coding sequence ATGGATCATCTAGTTACTGCTCGAAGCATGTTCGGGATGACGATGGGGTTTCACATCATCTTCGCAACAATCGGGGTCGGACTGCCTTTAATGATGTTAGTGGCAGAAATTCTTTATCAAAGAAAGAAGGACCTTGATTATGTCATCATGGCGAAAAGATGGACAAAGACATTTGGGATTTTGCTTGGTGTCGGTATTCCCACAGGGACGATTGCCGGCCTTCAGCTTTCCTTGTTATGGCCAGGCTTCATGAAAGTGATTGGAGAGGTAATGGCACTCCCTTTTCAGATAGAAATCTATGCTTTCTTCATAGAGGCATTATTTATGTCCATCTATGTGTATGCAGCCGAAAGGATTCCACCATGGGCCAGAATCAGCAGTCTTATTCTTGTTGCAATTGGTGCCCTTGCATCTGCCATCCTTATTACAAATGTACATGCCTTTGAAGGAACACCGCAAGGATTTCGCATGGAAGACGGACAAATTACAGACGTAGATCCATGGAAGGCTTTCTTCAATCCTACCTTTTTTGTATCCGCAGGACATGTAGCGATGAGTGCTTATACAACAGGAGCCTTTGTTGTCGCAGCTGTTTCTGCATTTAAGATGTTAAAACAGCCATTCGGCTCGCGCATCTTTCAGTTCCATCAGAAAGCATTGATTTTAAGTATTTCAGTCGGTGCTGTCTTTTCCTTATTGACTGCCTTAAATGGACATGAGTCTGCTCAAAAACTGTATGAATATCAGCCGGAAAAGCTCGCTGCTGCTGAAGGGCTCTTTGAAACACAGTCTCATGCACCTCTCGCCATTGGCGGTTTCACAGACAAGGAGAATAGAGAAATAACCGGTGCGATTGAAATACCATGGGCACTTAGCTTTTTAGCAGGAAACAGCTTTGATACGGTTGTCACAGGCTTAAATGACTTTCCTGAGGAATATTGGCCGCCGCTTTATGTTCATACACTATTCAATGCCATGGTGGGGATAGGCTCCTTTCTAATTCTCCTTTCCTTCGCTTCATTGGCATGGAAATTCCTTTTGAAAAAGGAGCGTTTTCCTAAATTTATTATGTGGATCTTTGTAGCTTCTGGTCCTCTCGCTATTGCTAGCATAGAATTCGGCTGGATTTTTGCTTGTACAGGCCGTCAGCCTTGGACTATTTACAGGCAGTTATCAACGGCAGATTCGGTAACTACAAGCGGCAACCTTCCATTGCTGTTTTTCTCTTTTATGATTGTTTATATCATTTTAGGGGTTACGGTGGCTTTAGTACTTATCTATTACTTCCGCAAAAACACAGTACTGAAGGACTTAAATGCTGCAAAGGAAAAAGAGATCCCGCTGTTTGGATCTAACAGTTAA
- the menB gene encoding 1,4-dihydroxy-2-naphthoyl-CoA synthase — protein MAVEWVAVRNYDEIIYETYNGIAKITINRPHVHNAFTPKTVNELIDAFARARDDSSVGVIILTGAGEKAFCSGGDQKVRGHGGYVGEDQIPRLNVLDLQRLIRVIPKPVIAMVKGYAIGGGHVLHVVCDLTIAADNAVFGQTGPNVGSFDAGYGSGYLARIVGHKKAKEIWFLCRQYNAQEALDMGLVNTVVPLEQVEEETIKWCEEILEKSPTALRFLKAAFNADTDGLAGIQQFAGDATLLYYTTDEAKEGRDSFKEKRKPDFGQFPRFP, from the coding sequence ATGGCAGTAGAATGGGTTGCTGTGCGCAATTACGATGAAATTATCTATGAAACATACAATGGCATTGCGAAAATTACGATTAATCGCCCGCATGTACATAATGCCTTTACACCAAAAACGGTAAATGAATTAATTGATGCTTTTGCAAGAGCAAGAGATGACAGCAGTGTTGGTGTTATTATCTTGACAGGTGCAGGAGAAAAAGCTTTCTGCTCAGGCGGAGACCAAAAAGTAAGAGGACATGGCGGCTATGTGGGAGAAGACCAGATTCCTCGTTTGAATGTTCTGGACCTGCAAAGATTAATTCGTGTAATTCCTAAACCGGTTATCGCAATGGTTAAAGGCTATGCAATCGGTGGCGGCCATGTACTGCATGTAGTCTGTGATTTAACAATCGCAGCAGACAATGCTGTATTTGGACAAACTGGACCAAACGTAGGAAGCTTTGACGCAGGTTATGGTTCTGGCTATTTAGCTCGCATTGTCGGACACAAAAAAGCAAAAGAAATCTGGTTCTTATGCAGACAATACAATGCTCAGGAAGCATTGGATATGGGGCTTGTAAACACTGTTGTTCCATTGGAGCAAGTGGAAGAAGAGACAATCAAATGGTGTGAGGAAATCCTAGAAAAGAGCCCGACTGCTTTACGTTTCTTGAAAGCGGCGTTTAACGCAGACACAGACGGACTTGCAGGGATTCAGCAATTTGCTGGAGATGCAACGCTTCTATACTACACAACGGATGAAGCAAAAGAAGGACGCGATTCCTTTAAGGAAAAACGCAAGCCTGACTTTGGCCAATTCCCACGTTTTCCTTGA
- a CDS encoding o-succinylbenzoate--CoA ligase has translation MEELLPNFLKNRASLTPDKEAIVYKNTSLTFQELYEKAYYTAGVLTAKGITKGDYVAFLVKNDLRTVIALLSLHLLGARAVLLNNRLTANELLYQIKDSKSHSLIADNDFHTKTEELVCALPSLNVIFNQELENGPFQQPVVQETVNLADTCTIMYTSGTTGFPKGVIQTYGNHWWSAVGNVLNAGMTEKDVWLCTVPIFHISGYSILIRSLLYGMKIVLHESFDEQQVLTDLQKEKITIMSVVTAMLQKIEKAATSPFPEYFRYMLLGGGPASIELISSCMKKGIPVYYSYGMTETSSQIVTLPPQDAARKIGSAGKPLFPAQLKIVDDDGNELGAGEAGEIVVYGPNVSKGYLNKGAHSADGWFHTGDIGYKDTEGFLYVLDRRSDLIISGGENIYPAELESVISSIEGIKEAGVVGMDNQKWGQVPAAFIVCEEGTDLTESYVLEECRRKLASYKLPKEIRFIEALPRNASKKIVRKTLREWL, from the coding sequence ATGGAAGAATTGCTTCCTAATTTCCTGAAGAACCGAGCTTCTTTAACACCTGACAAAGAGGCAATTGTCTACAAAAATACTTCATTGACCTTTCAGGAGCTGTATGAAAAAGCATATTACACAGCAGGAGTATTAACTGCAAAAGGGATTACGAAAGGGGACTATGTCGCTTTTTTAGTGAAAAACGATCTTCGCACTGTAATCGCTCTTCTTTCTCTTCATTTGCTGGGAGCAAGAGCCGTGCTCTTAAACAATCGCCTTACAGCAAATGAACTGCTGTATCAAATCAAAGACTCCAAATCTCATTCTCTTATTGCAGACAATGATTTTCATACAAAGACAGAGGAATTGGTCTGTGCATTACCTTCTTTAAATGTGATATTTAATCAAGAGCTGGAAAATGGTCCATTTCAGCAGCCTGTTGTTCAGGAAACAGTAAATTTAGCAGATACATGTACCATCATGTATACCTCTGGGACGACAGGCTTTCCTAAAGGTGTTATCCAAACATACGGAAATCATTGGTGGAGCGCTGTCGGCAATGTGTTAAATGCGGGGATGACCGAAAAGGATGTTTGGCTTTGTACTGTGCCTATCTTCCATATTAGCGGATACTCTATATTAATAAGAAGTCTGCTATATGGAATGAAAATTGTCCTGCACGAGTCTTTTGATGAACAGCAAGTTCTGACTGATTTGCAGAAGGAAAAAATAACAATTATGTCTGTTGTGACAGCAATGCTCCAAAAAATAGAAAAGGCAGCAACGAGCCCGTTTCCAGAGTATTTCCGTTACATGCTTCTTGGAGGTGGGCCGGCATCTATTGAGTTAATTTCAAGCTGTATGAAAAAGGGAATTCCAGTGTATTACTCTTATGGCATGACTGAAACCTCTTCCCAAATTGTAACATTACCGCCTCAAGATGCTGCAAGGAAGATTGGCTCTGCAGGCAAGCCTTTGTTTCCTGCTCAGTTGAAAATCGTCGATGATGATGGAAATGAATTAGGAGCTGGAGAAGCTGGCGAAATTGTTGTATATGGTCCTAATGTGTCTAAAGGATATTTGAATAAAGGAGCTCATTCAGCTGATGGCTGGTTTCACACTGGCGATATAGGGTATAAAGATACAGAAGGCTTCCTGTATGTACTTGATCGCCGTTCAGACCTGATTATTTCTGGCGGAGAGAATATTTATCCAGCAGAATTAGAATCGGTAATTTCCTCTATAGAAGGAATTAAAGAAGCTGGGGTTGTCGGAATGGATAACCAAAAATGGGGACAAGTTCCCGCAGCCTTTATTGTATGTGAGGAAGGAACGGACTTGACTGAAAGTTATGTGTTGGAAGAATGCAGAAGGAAATTAGCTTCCTATAAGCTACCGAAAGAAATTCGTTTCATAGAAGCGCTTCCGAGGAATGCCTCAAAAAAAATTGTCAGAAAAACATTAAGAGAGTGGCTGTAA
- the yidD gene encoding membrane protein insertion efficiency factor YidD has protein sequence MISKLFILLIRFYQKAISPLTPPSCRFYPTCSSYGLEAIRKHGAWKGGYLTIRRILKCHPFHPGGIDPVPEEWPHKKDHSPN, from the coding sequence ATGATAAGCAAACTGTTCATCTTACTAATCCGGTTTTATCAAAAGGCCATTTCACCACTTACTCCGCCCTCCTGCCGCTTCTATCCTACCTGTTCCTCTTATGGTTTAGAGGCTATCAGAAAGCATGGTGCATGGAAGGGCGGATATTTAACAATAAGGCGCATTCTCAAGTGCCATCCATTTCATCCAGGCGGCATTGATCCGGTCCCGGAAGAATGGCCGCACAAAAAGGATCATTCCCCTAATTAA
- the menH gene encoding 2-succinyl-6-hydroxy-2,4-cyclohexadiene-1-carboxylate synthase, producing the protein MNIVVDNISYHVEVYGSGEPLLLLHGFTGDSSTWQQFIPVFEKNHQIIMMDIIGHGQTASPDEQQPYKIEYAAKAIKKLLETLEVDSTNLLGYSMGGRLALTFAFIYPDMVRNLVLESATPGLKTEEERRERRIMDEQLGNYILKEGVNKFVNKWENIPLFATQTRLSKDVKEKIRSQRLMNNPVGLANSLEQMGTGSQPSWWERLGKLKCPTLLLTGKLDEKFCRIASEMQKQNENFEWINVDDAGHAIHVEKPEIFGTIVSEFLSNSS; encoded by the coding sequence ATGAATATAGTTGTCGATAATATCTCCTACCATGTAGAAGTTTACGGTTCAGGTGAGCCATTATTGCTGCTGCATGGCTTTACAGGGGATTCTAGTACTTGGCAGCAGTTTATCCCTGTTTTTGAAAAGAACCACCAGATTATCATGATGGACATTATTGGACATGGCCAAACTGCATCACCTGATGAACAGCAGCCTTACAAGATAGAATATGCTGCTAAAGCAATCAAAAAGCTACTTGAAACGTTAGAAGTTGATTCAACAAATCTTTTAGGATATTCCATGGGTGGGCGGCTTGCCCTAACATTTGCATTCATCTATCCTGACATGGTCAGAAATTTAGTGCTGGAAAGTGCGACACCTGGTCTGAAAACAGAAGAGGAAAGAAGAGAAAGACGGATAATGGATGAGCAATTAGGAAACTATATTTTAAAAGAAGGAGTTAACAAGTTTGTGAACAAATGGGAAAATATTCCCCTATTTGCCACACAGACTCGTTTAAGCAAGGACGTAAAAGAAAAAATTAGAAGCCAAAGGCTTATGAATAATCCAGTAGGTCTTGCCAACAGCCTTGAACAAATGGGGACCGGCTCTCAGCCTTCCTGGTGGGAAAGGTTAGGAAAGCTGAAGTGTCCAACGTTGCTGTTAACAGGAAAGCTGGATGAAAAGTTTTGCAGGATCGCTAGTGAGATGCAAAAACAAAACGAAAACTTCGAGTGGATTAACGTGGATGATGCAGGGCATGCAATTCATGTGGAGAAACCTGAAATTTTTGGTACAATAGTAAGTGAGTTTTTGTCGAACAGCAGTTGA